In Mixophyes fleayi isolate aMixFle1 chromosome 4, aMixFle1.hap1, whole genome shotgun sequence, the following proteins share a genomic window:
- the RTCB gene encoding RNA-splicing ligase RtcB homolog: MSRSYNDELQYLDKIHKNCWRIRKGFVPNMQVEGVFYVNDPLEKLMFEELRNACRGGAAGGFLPAMKQIGNVAALPGIVHRSIGLPDVHSGYGFAIGNMAAFDMTNPEAVVSPGGVGFDINCGVRLLRTNLDEGDVQPVKEQLAQSMFDHIPVGVGSKGVIPMSAKDLEEALEMGVDWSLREGYAWAEDKEHCEEYGRMLQADPSKVSSKAKKRGLPQLGTLGAGNHYAEIQVVDEIFDDYAAKKMGIDHKGQVCVMIHSGSRGLGHQVATDALVAMEKAMKRDKIVVNDRQLACARIHSNEGQDYLKGMAGAGNYAWVNRSSMTFLTRQAFAKVFNTTPDDLDMHVIYDVSHNIAKVEQHVVDGKERTLLVHRKGSTRAFPPHHPLIAVDYQLTGQPVLIGGTMGTCSYVLTGTEQGMTETFGTTCHGAGRALSRAKSRRNLDFQDVLDKLADMGIAIRVASPKLVMEEAPESYKNVTDVVNTCHDAGISKKAIKLRPIAVIKG; this comes from the exons ATGAGCCGCAGCTACAATGATGAGTTACAGTATCTGGACAAGATCCACAAGAACTGCTGGAGGATCCGCAAGGGATTCGTCCCCAACATGCAG GTGGAAGGTGTATTCTACGTGAACGACCCTCTGGAGAAGTTGATGTTTGAAGAGCTGAGAAATGCCTGTCGAGGAGGAG CCGCTGGAGGTTTCCTGCCTGCCATGAAGCAGATCGGTAACGTGGCGGCATTACCCGGAATCGTTCAT AGGTCCATTGGGCTCCCTGATGTCCACTCTGGCTATGGATTTGCCATTGGAAACATGGCGGCTTTTGACATGACTAACCCAGAGGCAGTTGTTTCCCCAG GTGGTGTCGGATttgacattaactgtggggtCCGTTTGCTGCGCACCAATCTTGACGAGGGGGACGTGCAGCCGGTGAAGGAGCAGCTGGCCCAGTCCATGTTCGACCATATTCCAGTCGGTGTGGGATCAAAGGGTGTTATCCCGATGAGCGCCAA GGACCTAGAGGAGGCCCTGGAGATGGGGGTGGACTGGTCCCTGAGGGAGGGCTACGCCTGGGCCGAGGACAAGGAGCACTGTGAGGAATATGGCAGGATGCTGCAGGCCGACCCAAGCAAGGTTTCCTCCAAGGCCAAGAAACGAGGCCTGCCCCAG CTGGGAACCCTCGGAGCCGGGAACCACTATGCAGAGATCCAGGTGGTGGATGAGATTTTTGATGACTACGCTGCCAAGAAAATGGGCATTGACCATAAGGGACAGGTGTGTGTGATGATCCACAGTGGCAGCCGAGGTCTCGGGCATCAGGTGGCAACAG ATGCTCTGGTTGCTATGGAGAAAGCCATGAAGAGGGATAAGATCGTTGTGAATGATCGACAGCTGGCGTGCGCCAGAATCCACTCGAACGAAGGGCAGGACTATCTGAAAGGCATGGCCGGGGCGGGAAACTACGCTTGGGTAAACCGATCGTCCATGACGTTCCTCACAAGACAG GCATTCGCTAAAGTCTTTAACACGACTCCGGATGACCTGGACATGCACGTGATCTACGACGTCTCACACAATATCGCCAAGGTGGAGCAGCACGTGGTGGACGGGAAAGAGAGGACTCTGTTGGTGCACAGAAAGGGGTCCACTCGCGCCTTCCCACCACACCACCCACTGATTGCTGTGGATTACCAG TTGACCGGGCAGCCAGTGCTGATCGGTGGCACTATGGGAACTTGTAGCTACGTGTTAACTGGCACCGAGCAGGGCATGACGGAGACTTTCGGCACCACCTGCCATGGAGCT GGCCGGGCGCTGTCCAGAGCTAAATCTAGACGTAACCTGGACTTCCAGGATGTTCTCGACAAGCTGGCAGACATGGGCATAGCCATCCGAGTGGCCTCCCCGAAACTAGTCATGGAAGAG GCCCCTGAATCCTACAAGAACGTGACCGATGTGGTGAACACGTGCCATGACGCCGGCATCAGCAAGAAAGCCATCAAACTGCGCCCAATTGCCGTAATTAAGGGGTGA